In Oryza sativa Japonica Group chromosome 3, ASM3414082v1, one DNA window encodes the following:
- the LOC4333121 gene encoding chitinase 12 precursor — translation MRALAVVAMVATAFLAAAVHAEQCGSQAGGAVCPNCLCCSQFGWCGSTSDYCGAGCQSQCSAAGCGGGGPTPPSGSGGSGVASIVSRSLFDQMLLHRNDAACPASNFYTYDAFVAAASAFPGFAAAGGDADTNKREVAAFLAQTSHETTGGWATAPDGPYAWGYCFKEENGGAAGPDYCQQSAQWPCAAGKKYYGRGPIQLSYNFNYGPAGQAIGADLLGDPDLVASDATVSFDTAFWFWMTPQSPKPSCHAVATGQWTPSADDQAAGRVPGYGVITNIINGGLECGHGEDDRVADRIGFYKRYCDILGVSYDANLDCYSQRPFGS, via the coding sequence ATGAGAGCGCTCGCTGTGGTGGCCATGGTGGCCACGGCCTTCCTCGCGGCGGCCGTGCATGCCGAGCAGTGCGGCAGCcaggccggcggcgcggtgtGCCCCAACTGCCTCTGCTGCAGCCAGTTCGGCTGGTGCGGCTCCACCTCCGACTACTGCGGCGCCGGATGCCAGAGCCagtgctccgccgccggctgcggcggcggcggcccgaccCCGCCGTCCGgcagcggtggcagcggcgtcgCGTCCATCGTGTCGCGCTCGCTCTTCGACCAGATGCTGCTCCACCGCAACGATGCGGCGTGCCCGGCCAGCAACTTCTACACCTACgacgccttcgtcgccgccgccagcgccttcccgggcttcgccgccgcgggcggcgacgccgacACCAACAAGCGCGAGGTCGCCGCGTTCCTTGCGCAGACGTCCCACGAGACCACCGGCGGGTGGGCGACGGCGCCCGACGGCCCCTACGCGTGGGGCTACTGCTTCAAGGAGGagaacggcggcgccgccgggccgGACTACTGCCAGCAGAGCGCGCAGTGGCCGTGCGCCGCCGGCAAGAAGTACTACGGCCGGGGTCCCATCCAGCTCTCCTACAACTTCAACTACGGGCCGGCGGGGCAGGCCATCGGCGCCGACCTGCTCGGCGACCCGGACCTCGTGGCGTCCGACGCCACCGTCTCCTTCGACACGGCCTTCTGGTTCTGGATGACGCCGCAGTCGCCCAAGCCGTCGTGCCACGCGGTCGCCACCGGCCAGTGGACGCCCTCCGCCGACGACCAGGCGGCGGGCCGCGTGCCGGGCTACGGCGTCATCACCAACATCATCAACGGCGGGCTGGAGTGCGGCCATGGCGAGGACGATCGCGTCGCCGACCGGATCGGCTTCTACAAGCGCTACTGCGACATCCTCGGCGTCAGCTACGACGCCAACTTGGATTGCTACAGCCAGAGGCCCTTCGGCTCCTAA